One genomic region from Nilaparvata lugens isolate BPH chromosome 3, ASM1435652v1, whole genome shotgun sequence encodes:
- the LOC111061119 gene encoding serine/threonine-protein kinase PLK1 → MEIFNESQSRLPFVVADAETGSSYVLSKLLGKGSFAKCYLSEEVETGRLFAVKVISSLISRNKNYISKEIAIYSLLYHKNIVNFKTSFTDNTNFYIVLELCSNGSLSQLMKRRNQLTLVEARYMLNQILSGVQYLHSKYIVHGDLKLENIVLNSRLIPKIGDFGVSTLMSHRENLVTEFCGTMEYMAPEIIFKEGHSFAVDIWAVGCISYKLISGKLPFEAGNGDIGRNILSCNFNHYQPGLRKQFSKFILKILQKHPGERPAAKELLKDKFLSNCFIPSRLPVRCLWEAPTYQELLPCGMNQRVKRKSRIGRSYNLRRNRSWSMTGGIKKKTTSKFGQSLHQMIAQSMISSR, encoded by the coding sequence ATGGAAATTTTCAACGAAAGTCAATCAAGATTACCATTTGTCGTTGCTGACGCAGAAACTGGATCTTCGTACGTTCTCAGTAAGCTCCTCGGGAAAGGATCATTTGCAAAATGTTATTTATCGGAAGAGGTTGAGACAGGACGACTATTCGCTGTTAAAGTAATAAGTAGCTTGATTTCGAGGAATAAGAACTACATAAGTAAGGAGATTGCCATCTACAGCCttctttatcacaaaaatatagTAAATTTTAAAACATCATTTACTGACAAcacaaatttttatattgttttagaACTGTGTTCAAACGGATCTTTATCGCAGTTGATGAAACGAAGAAACCAGCTAACATTGGTGGAAGCCCGATATATGCTGAATCAAATCCTGTCAGGTGTACAATATCTACATAGTAAGTACATCGTTCATGGCGATTTAAAGTTGGAAAATATTGTCCTCAACAGCCGTCTGATACCAAAAATCGGAGACTTTGGAGTATCAACATTGATGTCTCATAGAGAAAATTTAGTAACAGAATTTTGTGGAACAATGGAGTACATGGCACCTGAAATTATCTTCAAGGAAGGACACAGTTTTGCTGTTGATATTTGGGCTGTTGGATGTATTTCCTACAAACTGATTTCTGGTAAGTTGCCGTTTGAAGCTGGTAATGGAGATATTGGGAGAAATATTTTGAGCTGTAACTTTAATCATTATCAGCCCGGACTTCGTAAACAGTTTTCCAAGTTTATCCTGAAGATACTGCAGAAACATCCTGGAGAGCGTCCTGCAGCCAAAGAACTCCTGAAAgacaaatttctttcaaattgttttattccatCACGCCTCCCCGTTAGATGCCTGTGGGAGGCTCCCACGTATCAGGAGCTCCTTCCATGTGGTATGAATCAAAGAGTCAAGAGAAAGAGTAGAATTGGAAGGAGTTATAATTTGAGAAGAAATAGAAGCTGGTCAATGACTGGAGgaataaaaaagaaaactaCATCAAAATTTGGTCAGAGCTTGCATCAAATGATCGCGCAATCCATGATTTCTTCGCGATAA